A portion of the Fibrobacter sp. UWB4 genome contains these proteins:
- the rpmG gene encoding 50S ribosomal protein L33 encodes MPRELIVLECTECGQRNYDCDKNKRLHPSRVEYKKYCRFCRKHTVHKESK; translated from the coding sequence ATGCCCAGAGAACTCATCGTGCTTGAATGCACAGAATGTGGTCAGCGCAACTATGATTGCGACAAGAACAAGCGTCTTCATCCTTCCCGCGTGGAATACAAGAAGTACTGCCGCTTCTGCCGCAAGCATACTGTTCACAAGGAATCCAAGTAA
- the secE gene encoding preprotein translocase subunit SecE has translation MRKVQQYVSESVQELKQVTWPTWEELKGSTLVVMLFSVIMGFYIAGLDFVLSWIVNFIMGRG, from the coding sequence ATGCGTAAGGTTCAGCAATATGTATCAGAATCTGTCCAAGAACTGAAACAGGTTACTTGGCCCACCTGGGAAGAACTTAAGGGTTCTACTCTTGTTGTAATGCTTTTTAGCGTTATCATGGGATTCTATATTGCAGGGCTCGACTTTGTGCTCTCTTGGATTGTAAATTTCATTATGGGTAGAGGTTAG
- the nusG gene encoding transcription termination/antitermination protein NusG, which produces MSMQWYAVHTFTGQENNIKKRLEQMIEREGVQDKFGRILVPIREVVSNVRGKRRVSVQNLFPAYIIIEMELDELTQHLVSTINGVTHFGGMTRASRVPIPLRQSEVDRLLGVDPENSIEGEIQIPYTIGENVCIKEGPFKGFVGVVDEIMEAKIKVMVSVFGRSTPVELAFNQVESADA; this is translated from the coding sequence ATGTCCATGCAGTGGTATGCCGTTCACACCTTTACCGGTCAAGAAAACAATATCAAGAAACGCCTTGAGCAAATGATTGAGCGCGAAGGCGTTCAAGATAAATTTGGACGTATACTCGTACCTATCCGCGAAGTTGTTTCCAACGTTCGCGGTAAGCGTCGTGTTAGCGTCCAAAATTTGTTTCCTGCATATATCATTATTGAAATGGAGCTGGACGAGCTCACCCAGCACCTGGTGTCCACCATCAATGGTGTCACCCATTTCGGCGGAATGACTCGCGCTTCTCGAGTACCTATTCCGCTTCGTCAGAGCGAGGTCGATCGTCTTCTGGGTGTTGATCCTGAAAACTCCATCGAAGGCGAGATCCAAATTCCGTATACAATTGGCGAAAATGTCTGCATCAAGGAAGGTCCTTTCAAGGGCTTTGTGGGCGTCGTAGATGAAATTATGGAAGCCAAGATTAAGGTCATGGTTTCCGTTTTTGGTCGTTCTACGCCAGTCGAACTCGCTTTTAACCAAGTCGAATCCGCCGACGCATAA
- the rplK gene encoding 50S ribosomal protein L11 has product MAKKITGYIKLQIPGGAANPAPPVGPALGQKGVNIMEFCKQFNAKTQNDKGMIVPVVITVYADKSFTFITKVSPVPALIKKATGVQSGSGEPNRKKVGKITQAQITEIAQKKMPDLNTIDLEAAKRMVAGTARSMGIEVVD; this is encoded by the coding sequence GTGGCAAAGAAAATCACAGGTTATATTAAGCTCCAGATTCCCGGTGGCGCAGCTAACCCAGCTCCTCCGGTAGGTCCTGCCCTTGGTCAGAAGGGCGTGAACATCATGGAGTTCTGCAAACAGTTTAACGCAAAGACTCAGAATGACAAGGGCATGATTGTGCCGGTCGTCATCACGGTCTACGCTGACAAGAGCTTTACCTTCATCACGAAGGTCTCGCCGGTTCCGGCCCTCATCAAGAAGGCTACTGGCGTGCAGAGCGGCTCTGGTGAACCCAACCGTAAGAAAGTTGGCAAGATCACTCAAGCCCAGATCACGGAAATCGCCCAAAAGAAGATGCCGGATCTAAACACAATCGACCTCGAAGCCGCCAAGCGCATGGTTGCGGGCACTGCTCGTTCCATGGGTATTGAAGTGGTTGACTGA
- the rplA gene encoding 50S ribosomal protein L1, producing MFRGKKYKKIAESFDRTKAYDLKEAIEILKKSELKFDQTVEVHFNLGVDPKHSDQVVRGTVVLPHGTGRQVRVLVFCKDNNLEVAKAAGADYAGGADLVQKIQEGWLDFDAVVATPDMMPVISKVARVLGPRGMMPSPKAGTVTVNVAQTVKELKAGKISYRVDKGANVHAPVGKLSFTADQLVENTKAVIDSVVKNKPQSSKGTYIKSLTLTATMAPGIKLDMALTR from the coding sequence ATGTTCAGAGGAAAAAAATACAAAAAGATTGCTGAATCTTTCGATCGCACCAAAGCGTACGATTTGAAGGAAGCAATCGAAATACTCAAAAAGTCCGAATTGAAGTTCGACCAGACGGTCGAAGTACACTTCAATCTCGGTGTGGACCCAAAACATTCCGACCAAGTGGTTCGTGGCACTGTCGTGCTTCCGCATGGTACCGGTCGTCAGGTCCGCGTCTTGGTGTTCTGCAAGGACAACAACCTTGAAGTTGCCAAAGCCGCAGGTGCTGACTACGCTGGTGGTGCCGACTTGGTTCAGAAGATTCAGGAAGGCTGGCTGGATTTCGACGCCGTCGTTGCTACTCCCGACATGATGCCGGTGATTAGTAAGGTCGCACGTGTCCTCGGTCCTCGTGGTATGATGCCGAGCCCCAAGGCTGGTACGGTGACTGTTAACGTCGCTCAGACCGTCAAGGAACTCAAGGCCGGTAAGATTTCCTACCGCGTTGACAAGGGCGCAAACGTCCACGCTCCGGTTGGCAAGCTTTCCTTCACTGCCGATCAGCTCGTTGAAAACACGAAGGCTGTCATCGACTCTGTTGTGAAGAACAAGCCTCAATCTTCTAAGGGCACTTACATCAAGAGCCTCACATTGACGGCTACGATGGCCCCGGGCATCAAACTTGATATGGCACTGACGCGCTAG
- the rplJ gene encoding 50S ribosomal protein L10: protein MKAVVKKQQTVDALVESFKGATAVYLLNFQGITVDKDNALRKALAAKGVKYHAVKNTLLKRVLEALKVEGLNDSLTGATSVMVGFEEDPLLPAREIEAFHKANPDFLVAKSIYLDGKAMPGSEVVNLSKIPDRKGMIAMIVSIALGPGSTIAGQLKTLQEKLEKESGSEAAPAAAEA, encoded by the coding sequence ATGAAAGCTGTAGTTAAAAAACAACAGACCGTGGACGCGCTCGTCGAGTCCTTCAAGGGCGCTACCGCCGTCTATCTGCTCAATTTCCAGGGCATCACTGTCGATAAGGACAATGCCCTCCGCAAGGCCCTCGCTGCTAAGGGTGTCAAGTACCACGCTGTGAAGAACACTCTTCTCAAGCGCGTTCTCGAAGCACTCAAGGTTGAAGGTCTCAACGACTCCCTCACTGGCGCAACGTCTGTGATGGTCGGTTTCGAAGAAGACCCGCTCCTGCCGGCTCGCGAAATTGAAGCATTCCACAAAGCAAACCCTGATTTCTTGGTTGCCAAGAGCATTTACCTTGATGGCAAGGCAATGCCGGGCTCCGAAGTCGTGAACCTCTCCAAGATTCCGGATCGTAAGGGCATGATCGCAATGATCGTCTCTATCGCTCTCGGACCTGGCTCCACGATCGCCGGTCAGCTCAAGACCCTCCAGGAAAAACTGGAAAAAGAATCGGGTTCCGAAGCAGCCCCTGCTGCAGCGGAAGCTTAA
- the rplL gene encoding 50S ribosomal protein L7/L12, giving the protein MATDIKALGDQIVGLTLLEAKALADYLKETHGIEAAAGGAVVMAAAAAAPAEEKTEFDVILAEIDPAKKMAILKEVRAITGLGLAEAKKVVETANSVIKEAAPKADAEALKKKLEELGAKVTLK; this is encoded by the coding sequence ATGGCAACTGATATCAAGGCATTGGGCGATCAAATCGTTGGTCTTACCCTTCTCGAAGCCAAGGCTTTGGCTGACTACCTTAAAGAAACCCACGGCATCGAAGCCGCTGCCGGTGGCGCTGTAGTTATGGCTGCAGCTGCTGCAGCTCCTGCTGAAGAAAAGACCGAATTCGACGTCATCCTCGCCGAAATCGATCCGGCCAAGAAGATGGCTATCCTCAAGGAAGTTCGCGCTATCACGGGTCTCGGCCTCGCTGAAGCCAAGAAGGTCGTCGAAACTGCCAACAGCGTCATCAAGGAAGCTGCACCGAAGGCTGACGCCGAAGCTCTCAAGAAGAAACTCGAAGAACTCGGAGCAAAGGTTACCCTTAAGTAA
- the rpoB gene encoding DNA-directed RNA polymerase subunit beta yields MTTERKSYSSNKFHLELPYLIEVQKASYEQFLQKDIPQEKRMNVGLERVFRDIFPITDDKDLYSLKYEGYYFGIPKYSIPECRERGLTYSMELFATLSLQVFEKDGEESKLKEEIKNDVLVCELPIMTENGTFIINGAERVVVSQLHRSPGVSFDEEMQPNGRSDYKSRIIPHRGAWVEFNTEGDILYLIIDRKKKIAATAMLRCIGFETTQDILNLFYKKTDEIVLDDAAFNDFDKEGVCTLINRIIFNDVVDEETGEIILEANTVIDDKKLERLRESSVEKITVLSKEEDNLLIHYTLAADKTKSREDALKAVYSVTHQQQEEAPNLQTAERYFDELFLNDPHKYDLGEVGRYRLNAKVYTAAILAKVKEVAERFDRVNEFKMPSVTQMTMSKTDFLAIIEYMVGLFNGDEGYTLDDIDHLGNRRTRSVGELLAGQISVGLSRMSRVIRENLSLHSEEEQTTPRELVNTRMVSTVVQAFFGQSQLSQFMDQMNPLSELTHKRRLSALGPGGLTRERAGFEVRDVHYTHYGRLCPIETPEGPNIGLINSLASYAVVNHFGFIETPYRIVGLVEFKDAQGNKCYFPEEKWHFGIFKGFVHDPHLFVELELTQKEIDTVRLNLDNRQRELFEGFVNKVFQLKDADGNVSYCKNGFALDDFDGTPDYVQVGDVVEQIVSDYISYLTADEEDSFKVAPASTELDENNRFKGDMDGYVIVRDKSEYPHLMKQDSIAIGDTETERIDLMDVAPMQIVSVAAGLIPFLEHDDANRALMGSNMQRQAVPLLRAEAPVVGTGLERRAALDSGTVVRAKHDGKVTFVDARHITVQRGNMVNGVFEPLTGLGENYEFLGKDPIDEYTLRKFERSNQDSCINQKPIVNVGDFVKVGDVLADGVSTDHGELALGKNILIGFLPWNGYNYEDAVIISEELAIKDTFTSIHIEEYEMEVRDTKRGPEELTREIPNVGEDALRNLDENGVIRVGAEVGPDDILVGKVTPKGETELTPEERLLRAIFGEKAGDVRDSSLKAPPGMKGVVLETRIFSKKDKADKKSKEKDQETIEEIRQNFQSQIDRIKDACREHLFDLLAGKSAGKVMDNETHELLIREGQTYNEQNLRFIDVTKVSPNSTFVVDDDDLQDKVLSLVLVARDNLDTLTRTMEKEIDKVTKGDELKPGVLKSVKVYIAKKRCLSIGDKMAGRHGNKGVVSRIVPVEDMPFTEDGRPLQILLNPLGVPSRMNIGQVLEVHLGWAAKTLGFKVTTPVFDGAKFEDICKELEKAYQKNPIVNYEMDPDNNKIIGKAKLYDGKTGEALLNPVTIGYMYYLKLGHLVDDKIHARSIGSYALVTQQPLGGKSQFGGQRFGEMEVWAMEAYGAAYTLQELLTVKSDDVQGRSKVYDAIVKGQNTPKPGIPESFNVMIREVHSLGLDIETTGDK; encoded by the coding sequence ATGACGACGGAGCGAAAATCCTATTCCTCCAACAAGTTCCACCTGGAACTCCCGTACCTGATCGAAGTCCAGAAGGCTTCGTACGAGCAATTCCTTCAAAAGGACATTCCGCAAGAAAAAAGGATGAACGTCGGGCTTGAACGCGTGTTCCGCGATATCTTCCCGATCACCGATGACAAGGATCTGTATTCCTTGAAGTATGAAGGATATTATTTCGGCATCCCGAAATACAGCATCCCCGAATGCCGTGAGCGCGGTCTCACGTATTCCATGGAACTTTTTGCAACTCTCTCCCTCCAGGTGTTTGAAAAGGACGGAGAAGAAAGCAAGCTCAAGGAAGAAATCAAGAACGATGTCTTGGTTTGCGAACTTCCTATCATGACCGAGAACGGAACGTTTATCATTAACGGCGCCGAACGCGTCGTCGTTTCGCAGTTGCACCGTTCTCCTGGTGTGAGCTTTGACGAAGAAATGCAGCCCAATGGCCGCTCTGACTACAAGAGCCGTATTATTCCGCATCGCGGCGCATGGGTTGAATTCAACACCGAAGGCGACATCCTTTACCTCATCATCGACCGCAAGAAGAAGATCGCCGCTACCGCTATGCTTCGCTGCATCGGCTTCGAAACGACTCAGGATATCCTGAACCTCTTCTACAAGAAGACCGACGAAATCGTTCTCGACGATGCCGCATTCAATGACTTTGACAAGGAAGGTGTCTGCACCCTCATCAACCGCATCATCTTCAACGATGTCGTTGACGAAGAAACGGGTGAAATCATCCTCGAAGCTAACACTGTCATCGACGACAAGAAGCTCGAACGCCTCCGCGAAAGCAGTGTCGAAAAGATCACCGTGCTTTCCAAGGAAGAAGACAACCTCCTCATCCACTACACGCTCGCTGCCGACAAGACGAAGTCCCGCGAAGACGCCCTCAAGGCCGTCTACTCCGTGACCCACCAGCAGCAGGAAGAAGCTCCGAACCTCCAGACCGCCGAACGCTACTTCGACGAACTCTTCCTCAACGACCCGCACAAGTACGATCTTGGCGAAGTCGGTCGTTACCGCTTGAACGCAAAGGTTTACACCGCTGCTATTCTTGCCAAGGTTAAGGAAGTTGCTGAACGCTTCGACCGCGTCAACGAATTCAAGATGCCGTCTGTGACCCAGATGACGATGAGCAAGACTGACTTCCTCGCTATCATCGAATACATGGTCGGCCTCTTCAACGGCGACGAAGGCTACACTCTTGACGATATCGACCACTTGGGCAACCGTCGTACACGTTCCGTGGGCGAACTCCTTGCCGGTCAGATTTCCGTCGGCCTCTCTCGTATGTCTCGCGTCATCCGCGAAAACCTTTCTCTCCATTCCGAAGAAGAACAGACGACTCCGCGCGAACTCGTGAATACTCGCATGGTCTCTACTGTCGTCCAGGCATTCTTTGGCCAGAGCCAGTTGTCCCAGTTCATGGACCAGATGAACCCGCTTTCTGAACTTACTCACAAGCGTCGTCTCTCCGCTCTCGGTCCTGGTGGCCTTACCCGTGAACGTGCAGGCTTCGAAGTCCGTGACGTTCACTACACGCACTATGGCCGCCTCTGCCCGATCGAAACTCCGGAAGGTCCGAACATCGGTCTTATCAACTCCCTCGCATCTTACGCCGTGGTGAACCACTTCGGCTTCATCGAAACCCCGTACCGTATTGTGGGTCTCGTTGAATTCAAGGACGCTCAGGGCAACAAGTGCTACTTCCCGGAAGAAAAGTGGCATTTCGGCATCTTCAAGGGCTTCGTTCATGATCCGCACCTCTTCGTGGAACTTGAACTCACCCAGAAGGAAATTGACACTGTCCGCCTGAACCTCGACAACCGCCAGCGCGAATTGTTCGAAGGCTTCGTGAACAAGGTCTTCCAGCTCAAGGATGCCGACGGTAATGTTTCTTACTGCAAGAACGGCTTCGCCCTCGACGATTTCGACGGCACTCCGGACTACGTGCAGGTGGGCGACGTCGTGGAACAGATCGTTTCCGACTACATCAGCTACCTCACTGCAGATGAAGAAGACTCCTTCAAGGTCGCTCCGGCTTCTACCGAACTTGACGAAAACAACCGCTTCAAGGGCGACATGGACGGCTATGTCATCGTCCGTGACAAGAGCGAATATCCGCACTTGATGAAGCAGGATTCCATCGCCATCGGCGACACCGAAACCGAACGTATCGACCTCATGGACGTGGCCCCGATGCAGATCGTGTCTGTGGCTGCTGGTCTTATCCCGTTCCTTGAACACGATGACGCTAACCGTGCATTGATGGGTTCTAACATGCAGCGCCAGGCTGTGCCTCTGCTCCGCGCCGAAGCTCCGGTCGTGGGTACTGGCCTCGAACGCCGTGCCGCTCTCGACTCGGGTACGGTTGTCCGCGCCAAGCACGACGGTAAGGTCACGTTTGTTGACGCTCGCCACATCACGGTGCAGCGCGGCAATATGGTGAACGGCGTATTTGAACCGCTCACTGGCCTTGGCGAAAACTATGAATTCCTCGGCAAGGATCCGATTGACGAATACACGCTCCGCAAGTTTGAACGTTCTAACCAGGATTCCTGCATTAACCAGAAGCCGATTGTGAACGTGGGCGACTTTGTGAAGGTCGGCGACGTCTTGGCTGACGGTGTTTCTACTGACCATGGCGAACTGGCTCTCGGTAAGAACATCCTCATCGGCTTCCTCCCGTGGAACGGTTATAACTACGAAGACGCTGTCATTATCTCCGAAGAACTTGCCATCAAGGACACGTTCACTTCTATCCATATCGAAGAATACGAAATGGAAGTCCGCGACACCAAGCGCGGTCCGGAAGAATTGACTCGTGAAATTCCGAACGTCGGTGAAGACGCTCTCCGCAACCTCGACGAAAACGGCGTGATCCGCGTCGGTGCTGAAGTCGGTCCGGACGATATCCTCGTCGGTAAGGTTACCCCGAAGGGCGAAACCGAACTCACTCCGGAAGAACGTTTGCTCCGTGCCATCTTCGGCGAAAAGGCCGGCGATGTGCGTGACTCTTCCCTCAAGGCTCCTCCGGGAATGAAGGGCGTCGTGCTCGAAACCCGTATCTTCAGCAAGAAGGACAAGGCCGACAAGAAGAGCAAGGAAAAGGATCAGGAAACGATCGAAGAAATTCGTCAGAATTTCCAGAGCCAGATCGACCGCATCAAGGATGCATGCCGTGAACACTTGTTCGACCTCCTCGCAGGCAAGTCTGCTGGCAAGGTCATGGACAACGAAACTCACGAACTCCTCATCCGCGAAGGCCAGACTTATAACGAACAGAACCTCAGATTCATCGACGTGACGAAGGTCTCTCCGAACTCCACATTCGTTGTGGATGACGATGACCTCCAGGACAAGGTGCTCTCTCTCGTTCTCGTCGCCCGCGACAACCTCGATACCCTTACCCGCACGATGGAAAAGGAAATCGACAAGGTCACGAAGGGTGACGAACTCAAGCCGGGCGTCTTGAAGAGCGTCAAGGTCTACATCGCAAAGAAGCGCTGCCTCTCCATCGGTGACAAGATGGCTGGTCGCCACGGTAACAAGGGTGTCGTCTCGAGAATCGTTCCGGTCGAAGACATGCCGTTCACTGAAGACGGTCGTCCGCTCCAGATTCTTCTGAACCCGCTGGGTGTGCCTTCTCGTATGAACATCGGTCAGGTGCTTGAAGTTCACTTGGGCTGGGCTGCAAAGACTCTCGGCTTCAAGGTGACGACTCCTGTGTTCGACGGTGCCAAGTTCGAAGATATCTGCAAGGAACTCGAAAAGGCTTACCAGAAGAACCCGATCGTGAACTACGAAATGGATCCGGATAACAACAAGATTATCGGTAAGGCCAAGCTTTACGACGGCAAGACCGGTGAAGCCCTCCTGAACCCGGTGACCATCGGTTACATGTACTACCTCAAGCTCGGTCACTTGGTCGACGACAAGATCCACGCACGTTCTATCGGTAGCTACGCTCTCGTGACGCAGCAGCCGCTTGGCGGTAAGAGCCAGTTCGGTGGCCAGCGCTTCGGTGAAATGGAAGTGTGGGCTATGGAAGCTTACGG